Proteins from a single region of Ananas comosus cultivar F153 linkage group 3, ASM154086v1, whole genome shotgun sequence:
- the LOC109707529 gene encoding uncharacterized protein At1g51745-like, producing MGTHEGGGDGGGIVDCSVGTIVWVRRRNGSWWPGRILGPEELSASHLMSPRSGTPVKLLGREDASVDWYNLEKSKRVKAFRCGEFDACIERAEAAQGAPIKKREKYARREDAILHALELERKQLEQKHQKQGATSNGGANKPSGAFRKELYNSSSSEMYLKNEEPGIHAKISGYKSQMLPKKAAWSQEDEYKSRSNKQFRWEEDTTETIPRMRGLQDFGLRIAPKRKLSPSVAWEMSQNHAYDHVDDFLHTGGEKNALVAKKKRSQNSAFEESSVKKRDRRRPLVQVLQSSSKLPAHHSLHVDRDGSAVSVQGEREMGSAICRAKRSHCIYLPADSQDFMDNDGFPSDLLPTAGDDFGLESCFEYPGVAEDYTSSGLKNESDSLGRECSETDTDEERELFIDTNQTLAPELNVCGPSASKFSEDFRDMDNNEMMPLSNYVPQLNSNEDLVDGSADAGVSKWHMKGKRNNRNVSKRSMDLTDGKMSSDNYNDGSIRDSMYQSRGRTFKSERIYQVKEEFLYDYDESDLIENHSHMIPLSDYEVEGTSHVGRKPILIDVDLKVQASYQGEHVPLVSLMSRLNGKAIVGHPVQIEILEDGSTAQLLMANNVSLDESTAPRPFWRTGRRTAMQRVPRSNPITSTLEGDYDNDDEKALLYSDWEIKAPHLKKHSIHNHKAQLAKRSITRANRPSSVKFQKKLFKRTNLSSQKIRTLSSIAIEKKLGGETGDVLGSLIKPEGAAPLVTCVPVKVVFSRILEAVGRSPIAVSHRLKMASPAVRDNTS from the exons ATGGGGACGCATGAGGGAGGAGGGGATGGAGGAGGGATCGTGGATTGCTCGGTGGGGACGATCGTGTGGGTGCGGCGGAGGAACGGGTCGTGGTGGCCTGGGAGGATACTCGGCCCGGAGGAGCTCTCGGCGTCTCACCTCATGTCGCCGAGATCGGGGACCCCGGTCAAGCTCCTCGGTAGGGAGGACGCCAGCGT GGACTGGTACAATCTAGAGAAATCCAAACGTGTAAAGGCATTCAGATGCGGTGAGTTTGATGCTTGTATTGAGAGGGCTGAGGCTGCCCAAGGTGCTCCtataaagaaaagagagaaatatgcACGTAGAGAAGATGCTATTCTCCATGCTCTTGAACTTGAGAGAAAACAGCTTGAGCAGAAGCATCAGAAACAAGGTGCCACTTCTAATGGCGGTGCCAATAAGCCTTCTGGTGCTTTTAGAAAGGAGCTTTATAACTCATCTTCTTCAGAAATGTACTTGAAAAATGAGGAGCCTGGGATACACGCTAAAATTTCTGGATATAAATCTCAGATGCTTCCCAAAAAAGCAGCCTGGTCTCAAGAGGATGAATACAAAAGCAGAAGTAATAAGCAATTCAGATGGGAAGAAGATACAACAGAAACCATTCCTAGGATGAGAGGGCTTCAGGATTTTGGTCTACGAATTGCTCCTAAGAGAAAGCTGTCCCCATCTGTTGCTTGGGAGATGTCACAGAACCACGCCTATGATCATGTTGATGATTTTCTTCATACTGGTGGTGAGAAAAATGCATTGGTTGCTAAAAAGAAGCGATCACAGAACAGTGCATTTGAGGAGTCTAGTGTTAAAAAACGTGATAGGCGTCGACCACTTGTTCAGGTTTTACAAAGTAGTTCAAAACTGCCAGCTCATCATTCTTTGCATGTGGATCGCGATGGTAGTGCTGTCTCTGTTcaaggagaaagagaaatggGGAGTGCAATCTGTCGGGCGAAAAGAAGTCATTGCATATATTTACCTGCTGATTCACAAGATTTTATGGATAATGATGGATTTCCTTCAGACCTGTTGCCTACTGCAGGAGatgattttggtttggaaagTTGCTTTGAGTATCCTGGTGTGGCAGAAGATTATACATCTTCGGGCTTAAAGAATGAGTCTGATTCTTTAGGAAGGGAGTGCTCAGAAACTGACACGGATGAGGAGAGAGAGCTTTTCATAG ATACAAATCAGACATTAGCACCAGAACTGAACGTGTGTGGTCCTTCCGCATCTAAATTTTCAGAAGACTTCAGAGATATGGACAATAATGAAATGATGCCTCTGTCTAATTATGTTCCCCAATTGAACTCTAATGAGGACCTTGTGGATGGTTCGGCTGATGCTGGGGTCTCAAAATGGCATATGAAAGGTAAACGCAACAACCGTAATGTGTCTAAGAGGTCTATGGATTTGACAGATGGAAAGATGAGTTCAGATAACTATAATGATGGCTCTATTAGGGATTCTATGTATCAAAGCAGGGGAAGAACTTTTAAATCGGAAAGAATTTACCAAGTGAAAGAGGAGTTTCTCTATGATTATGATGAGTCTGATTTGATTGAAAACCATTCTCATATGATCCCCCTATCAGACTATGAAGTGGAAGGGACGTCTCATGTTGGTCGAAAACCGATATTGATAGATGTTGATCTAAAGGTGCAAGCAAGCTATCAAGGCGAGCATGTTCCTCTGGTTTCTCTAATGAGCAGATTGAATGGCAAAGCAATTGTTGGACATCCTGTTCAAATCGAGATACTCGAAGATGGTTCCACTGCTCAACTTCTTATGGCTAATAATGTCAGCCTTGATGAAAGTACCGCACCACGGCCTTTTTGGAGGACAGGCCGAAGAACTGCCATGCAAAGAGTCCCCCGTTCTAATCCCATAACATCTACTTTAGAGGGCGATTATGATAATGATGACGAGAAGGCTCTTCTATATTCTGATTGGGAAATCAAGGCTCCTCATTTAAAGAAGCATTCCATCCATAATCATAAGGCCCAGTTGGCAAAGAGGAGTATCACGCGTGCTAATCGACCATCATCAGTGAAGTTTCAGAAGAAGCTTTTTAAAAGAACTAACTTGTCGAGCCAGAAGATTAGAACTCTCTCTTCAATTGCTATTGAAAAGAAGCTTGGGGGTGAGACGGGGGATGTTTTGGGTAGCTTGATCAAACCAGAGGGAGCAGCTCCCTTGGTCACATGTGTACCTGTGAAGGTGGTGTTCAGTAGGATTCTGGAAGCAGTCGGGAGGTCCCCAATTGCTGTATCTCACCGCTTAAAAATGGCTAGCCCGGCAGTAAGAGATAATACATCATAG
- the LOC109708056 gene encoding transcription factor EAT1-like, with protein sequence MFDENGYTDPSHDPNLVPNSSFHSSSQEPLPDNGLGGVKECTKVPFFPIEEFSSQNHYPSLEGTSIAAGLDHLENQLGFDIEQELHSHIIHGTPSMESATWEPAMQDIQDPAIYLQQNYENQLPIPVEQNIQSSDGLLYPNSYAVTTDLLSFMKLPRCTTNPDYPPMSGFPFEAYNELSGATIQDGGASMLYDPALHSVVCPTTRSHLLKDLLHSLPQNYGMLYGDEGDAVIGVGEGIGGNIFQPIDGRKISSAILDCRREIGGLAKVDGKQNFAAEKQRREQLNEKYAALKSLVPNPTKSDRASIVGDAIEYINELNRTIKELKILVEQKRHGNERRKMLKMVNDVNSGDMESSSMSPFRGDQDNPLNGALRSSWIQRRSKDCFVDVRIIDDEVNIKITRKNKANCLLYVAKVLDELQLELIHSTGATIGDHNIFMFNTKIFEGSSVYAGAVAKKIIEAMEKQYPTITFPTSF encoded by the exons ATGTTCGACGAGAATGGCTACACCGATCCCTCTCATGATCCTAACCTCGTTCCAAATTCTTCATTTCATAGCTCCTCTCAAGAACCCCTACCTGATAACGGCCTAGGCGGCGTAAAAGAATGCACTAAGGTCCCCTTCTTTCCGATCGAAGAGTTCTCGAGCCAAAACCATTATCCGTCGTTAGAGGGGACGTCGATAGCCGCGGGGCTCGATCACCTCGAGAATCAACTTGGCTTTGATATAGAGCAAGAGCTTCATAGTCACATCATCCACGGCACGCCTTCGATGGAAAGTGCTACTTGGGAGCCAGCCATGCAAGACATCCAAGATCCGGCTATCTACCTCCAGCAGAACTACGAAAATCAACTGCCTATTCCTGTGGAACAAAATATCCAAAGCAGTGATGGTCTCCTCTATCCAAATTCATACGCGGTCACGACCGACCTTCTAAGCTTCATGAAACTTCCAAGGTGCACTACCAATCCGGATTATCCTCCGATGAGCGGCTTTCCGTTCGAGGCATACAACGAGCTTTCAGGAGCAACAATTCAAGACGGTGGTGCGTCGATGCTTTATGATCCGGCACTTCATTCGGTGGTCTGCCCTACTACTCGATCTCACCTGTTAAAGGATCTTCTCCATTCATTGCCACAAAATTACGGGATGCTCTACGGTGATGAGGGGGATGCCGTGATCGGAGTTGGAGAAGGAATCGGAGGGAATATTTTCCAACCAATCGACGGGAGGAAAATTAGTAGTGCGATACTAGATTGTAGGAGGGAGATTGGAGGACTGGCTAAGGTGGACGGGAAACAAAACTTCGCGGCCGAGAAGCAGAGAAGAGAGCAGTTGAATGAAAAGTATGCAGCTTTGAAATCATTAGTCCCGAACCCCACAAAG TCTGATAGAGCATCCATTGTGGGAGACGCAATTGAATACATCAACGAGCTAAATCGAACAATCAAGGAATTAAAGATCCTCGTAGAGCAAAAGAGACATGGAAATGAGAGGAGAAAGATGCTGAAGATGGTTAATGACGTGAATAGTGGCGACATGGAGAGCTCATCAATGAGCCCTTTTAGGGGGGATCAAGATAATCCACTAAATGGAGCCTTGAGGAGCTCGTGGATACAAAGGAGATCCAAGGATTGTTTCGTAGATGTTCGTATCATCGATGACGAAGTGAACATTAAGATCACTCGGAAAAATAAGGCCAATTGCTTGTTGTATGTCGCAAAGGTCCTAGATGAGCTCCAACTCGAGCTAATCCATAGTACCGGTGCGACCATCGGGGACCACAACATCTTCATGTTCAACACAAAG ATATTCGAAGGCTCGTCAGTGTATGCGGGTGCAGTAGCTAAGAAGATTATTGAAGCTATGGAGAAACAATATCCAACCATAACATTTCCGACTAGCTTTTAA
- the LOC109708277 gene encoding uncharacterized protein LOC109708277 isoform X1: MAAKLLIPRASKTLAHLLQPVSLPPIGAAPSASISQCLRGLHSLISRPFSPHDRPSDSRSMVSASRPRADLAEAVSSALDLDTRVPATVITGFLGSGKTTLLNHILTSQHGKRIAVIENEFGEVDIDSSLVASHSSVAEDIVMVNNGCLCCTVRGDLVKMLLKLVKEKREKFDHIVIETTGLAKPSPVIETFCSDELVSRHVKLDGVVTMVDCKHSMQHLNEVKPRWVVNEAVEQVAYADRIILNKIDLVNDIELDMLTRKIKLINGMAQIKQAKFGVVDMDFVLGVGGYDLERIESEVQLDVDHEASHHCEDGHGHHDGHHHDHTHDSSVTSVSIVSEGMLDLDEVNDWLERLVDEKGDDLYRMKGVISVNESTGRYVLQGVHSMLDGCPGKPWGPNEKRINKLVFIGRNLDEAALRKAFKGCLI, encoded by the exons aTGGCTGCGAAATTGCTGATCCCGAGAGCTTCCAAAACCCTAGCGCATCTTCTCCAACCCGTCTCCCTCCCTCCGATCGGTGCCGCCCCCTCCGCCTCAATCTCCCAATGCCTCAGAGGCCTCCACTCCCTCATCTCCCGTCCCTTCTCCCCCCACGATCGGCCGTCCGATTCGCGATCGATGGTGTCCGCTTCACGACCCAGGGCCGATCTCGCCGAAGCCGTTTCCAGCGCCCTCGATCTCGACACCCGCGTTCCCGCCACCGTGATCACCGGATTCCTCGGCTCCGGAAAG ACAACTCTGTTGAACCATATTTTGACTTCACAGCATGGGAAGAGGATCGCTGTCATTGAAAATGAG TTTGGGGAGGTTGATATTGATAGTTCGCTTGTTGCTAGTCATTCATCTGTCGCAGAAGACATTGTGATGGTTAATAATGGCTGCTTGTGCTGCACTGTCAGAGGGGATCTTGTTAAGATGCTTTTGAAGTTGGTTAAGGAAAAACGGGAGAAGTTCGATCATATTGTTATAGAAACAACAG GCCTTGCTAAGCCTTCTCCTGTCATTGAGACATTTTGTTCGGATGAATTGGTTTCTCGCCATGTGAAGCTTGATGGTGTTGTCACTATGGTGGACTGCAAGCACTCCATGCAGCATCTGAATGAAGTGAAACCGAGGTGGGTCGTGAATGAGGCAGTAGAACAAGTTGCTTATGCTGACCGAATTATATTAAACAAG ataGATTTGGTGAATGATATTGAATTGGATATGCTGACTAGGAAAATTAAG cTTATTAATGGCATGGCTCAAATTAAACAAGCGAAGTTTGGAGTTGTTGATATGGATTTTGTTCTAGGAGTGGGTGGATATGACCTAGAGAG GATTGAGTCTGAAGTTCAACTCGATGTAGACCATGAAGCGAGTCATCATTGTGAAGATGGACATG GTCACCATGATGGACACCATCACGATCACACCCATGATTCTTCTGTGACAAGTGTTAGCATAGTTTCTGAAGGGATGCTGGATCTTGATGAG GTCAATGATTGGCTAGAGAGACTGGTTGATGAGAAAGGCGATGATTTGTACAGAATGAAAGGTGTTATATCTGTAAATGAGTCTACTGGGCGTTATGTTCTCCAG GGTGTGCACTCCATGTTGGATGGATGCCCTGGGAAACCATGGGGTCCTAATGAGAAAAGGATCAACAAGCTGGTATTTATTGGAAGGAATTTGGATGAAGCTGCTTTGAGAAAAGCTTTCAAGGGCTGCTTAATTTGA
- the LOC109708277 gene encoding uncharacterized protein LOC109708277 isoform X2: MGRGSLSLKMRGDLVKMLLKLVKEKREKFDHIVIETTGLAKPSPVIETFCSDELVSRHVKLDGVVTMVDCKHSMQHLNEVKPRWVVNEAVEQVAYADRIILNKIDLVNDIELDMLTRKIKLINGMAQIKQAKFGVVDMDFVLGVGGYDLERIESEVQLDVDHEASHHCEDGHGHHDGHHHDHTHDSSVTSVSIVSEGMLDLDEVNDWLERLVDEKGDDLYRMKGVISVNESTGRYVLQGVHSMLDGCPGKPWGPNEKRINKLVFIGRNLDEAALRKAFKGCLI; this comes from the exons ATGGGAAGAGGATCGCTGTCATTGAAAATGAG AGGGGATCTTGTTAAGATGCTTTTGAAGTTGGTTAAGGAAAAACGGGAGAAGTTCGATCATATTGTTATAGAAACAACAG GCCTTGCTAAGCCTTCTCCTGTCATTGAGACATTTTGTTCGGATGAATTGGTTTCTCGCCATGTGAAGCTTGATGGTGTTGTCACTATGGTGGACTGCAAGCACTCCATGCAGCATCTGAATGAAGTGAAACCGAGGTGGGTCGTGAATGAGGCAGTAGAACAAGTTGCTTATGCTGACCGAATTATATTAAACAAG ataGATTTGGTGAATGATATTGAATTGGATATGCTGACTAGGAAAATTAAG cTTATTAATGGCATGGCTCAAATTAAACAAGCGAAGTTTGGAGTTGTTGATATGGATTTTGTTCTAGGAGTGGGTGGATATGACCTAGAGAG GATTGAGTCTGAAGTTCAACTCGATGTAGACCATGAAGCGAGTCATCATTGTGAAGATGGACATG GTCACCATGATGGACACCATCACGATCACACCCATGATTCTTCTGTGACAAGTGTTAGCATAGTTTCTGAAGGGATGCTGGATCTTGATGAG GTCAATGATTGGCTAGAGAGACTGGTTGATGAGAAAGGCGATGATTTGTACAGAATGAAAGGTGTTATATCTGTAAATGAGTCTACTGGGCGTTATGTTCTCCAG GGTGTGCACTCCATGTTGGATGGATGCCCTGGGAAACCATGGGGTCCTAATGAGAAAAGGATCAACAAGCTGGTATTTATTGGAAGGAATTTGGATGAAGCTGCTTTGAGAAAAGCTTTCAAGGGCTGCTTAATTTGA
- the LOC109707376 gene encoding uncharacterized protein LOC109707376: protein MATQADTEAKPKPKPKPLTSATSISEESSSLLSSYLGVGFAVFLGFLPKNSLSYVASLQSRNRILALKLFQAEEQLRQLRSRRKEDAKANARVVEIFAGHRNGWREEERRLFGEIEAAAEEIAGLRARLAEAEAATAEMRTCVERLEREVAERDEMIELLARSRDGEGEDEDLGEKEKVNGGTCGDFRGTGAKVRVSERADPAPEACFLERNGELELDEIAALYAQQSGFGTELFPPQVHAAAPVVASKPWIERSNGWQDTQYDSLESTYNIKHLVPRRESPWKVDGESSGVPAKLKLLEQELINLEKVGKGDLSKIPTLMRKQAKRYQSLAGKIDDLCRRMQVTDPCDPTLSPEFRTQRQTEFLLEAFQLQNRATETRDKLNALQTETAKCSFGDELTAQAKLNTRRSLDSIRSNFKEIQRNLEIWLARIMGDLEGILARDGASRVRDFYLSPYPFVR from the exons ATGGCGACCCAAGCGGACACGGAGGCGAAGCCAAAGCCAAAACCAAAGCCCTTGACCTCCGCAACCTCGATTTCGGAGGAATCGagctccctcctctcctcctacCTCGGCGTCGGCTTCGCTGTCTTCCTAGGGTTTCTCCCGAAGAACTCCTTATCGTACGTCGCGTCGCTCCAGTCGCGGAACCGGATCCTGGCGCTGAAGCTGTTCCAGGCTGAGGAGCAGCTACGGCAGCTGCGGTCGCGGCGGAAGGAGGACGCGAAGGCGAACGCCAGGGTGGTGGAGATCTTCGCCGGCCACCGCAACGGGTGGCGGGAGGAGGAGCGCCGCCTCTTCGGCGAGATCGaggccgcggcggaggagatcgcgGGGCTCCGGGCGCGGCTCgccgaggcggaggcggcgacggcggagatGAGGACGTGCGTGGAGCGGCTCGAGCGGGAGGTGGCGGAGCGTGACGAGATGATCGAGCTCTTGGCGAGGAGCAGGGACGGGGAGGGGGAAGACGAGGATCtcggggagaaggagaaggtaAACGGCGGGACATGTGGGGATTTCAGGGGGACGGGGGCGAAGGTTCGGGTTTCGGAGAGGGCGGATCCGGCGCCGGAGGCCTGCTTCTTGGAGCGCAATGGGGAGTTGGAGTTGGATGAGATCGCCGCGCTCTACGCGCAGCAGAGTGGCTTTGGGACGGAGCTCTTTCCGCCGCAGGTCCATGCGGCGGCTCCGGTGGTGGCGTCCAAGCCATGGATCGAGAGGTCGAACGGGTGGCAG GACACACAATATGATTCACTAGAGTCAACATACAACATAAAGCATCTCGTACCAAG GAGGGAGTCCCCTTGGAAGGTTGATGGTGAATCATCAGGAGTCCCTGCTAAGCTCAAACTACTCGAGCAGGAATTAATTAACCTGGAAAAGGTGGGAAAAGGAGATTTGTCCAAGATACCAACATTGATGAGAAAACAGGCTAAAAGATATCAATCACTTGCTGGGAAAATTGATGATCTGTGCAGAAGAATG CAAGTTACTGATCCGTGTGACCCGACCCTCAGCCCTGAGTTCCGAACTCAACGGCAAACTGAATTCTTGCTCGAAGCATTCCAGCTCCAAAACCGTGCCACAGAAACAAGAGACAAGCTTAACGCTCTCCAAACTGAGACCGCAAAGTGCAGCTTCGGGGACGAATTAACAGCGCAGGCAAAGTTGAACACGAGAAGATCTCTCGATTCCATCAGGAGCAACTTCAAGGAAATTCAGAGAAATCTGGAGATATGGTTGGCGAGAATTATGGGCGACCTGGAGGGCATCTTGGCCCGGGACGGTGCTTCACGCGTAAGGGATTTCTATTTATCTCCTTACCCCTTTGTGCGATAA
- the LOC109707381 gene encoding 60S ribosomal protein L13-1-like: MVKHNNVVPNGHFRKHWQNYVRTWFNQPARKTRRRMARQKKAVKIFPRPTAGPLRPIVQCQTLKYNMKSRAGRGFTLEELKAAGIPKKLAPTIGIAVDHRRKNRSLEGLQANIQRLKTYKAKLVIFPRRARKFKAGDSAPEELATATQVQGQYMPIVHDKPSVELVKVTDEMKSFKAYAKLRVERMNQRQVGVRLKKAAEAEKEEKK; this comes from the exons ATGGTCAAACATAACAATGTTGTGCCGAATGGGCACTTTAGGAAGCACTGGCAAAATTATGTAAGGACTTGGTTCAACCAGCCTGCCCGCAAGACCAGGAGACGCATGG CTAGACAGAAGAAGGCTGTGAAGATTTTCCCTCGTCCTACTGCTGGACCTCTCCGTCCGATTGTCCAATGTCAAACTCTCAAGTACAACATGAAATCTAGAGCGGGCAGAGGTTTTACGCTTGAGGAGCTTAAG GCAGCGGGCATCCCAAAGAAGCTTGCGCCCACCATTGGCATTGCAGTAGACCACCGCAGGAAGAACCGCTCCCTCGAAGGGCTCCAAGCAAACATTCAGAGGCTCAAAACTTACAAGGCCAAGTTAGTTATCTTCCCGAGGCGTGCCCGCAAGTTCAAG GCTGGTGATTCTGCTCCTGAGGAGCTTGCAACTGCCACTCAGGTACAGGGACAATACATGCCTATTGTTCATGATAAACCATCTGTGGAGCTCGTGAAGGTCACAGATGAGATGAAATCCTTCAAGGCTTACGCCAAGCTCCGTGTTGAGAGGATGAACCAGCGCCAGGTTGGAGTCAGGTTGAAGAAGGCTGCTGAGGcagaaaaggaggagaagaaataa